GGTGTTGCGCAGGGTCTTGCGGCGCTGGCCGAAGGCCCGGGCCACCACGTCGGCGAAGACCTTGTGGTTTGTGCAGGGCACGGCTTCGGCAGGCAAGGGCACCAGGCGCACGATGGCCGAATCCACCTTGGGCGGCGGCTGGAAGGCGCCGGGCGGCACGATGAACAGCCGGGTGACGGCGAAGCGGGCCTGGAGCATCACCGACAGGCGGCCATAGTCCGGGGTATCCGGGGCGGCGGCCATGCGGTCCACCACCTCCTTTTGCAGCATGAAGGTCATGTCGCGAATGCCGGCCGCATAGTCCGCCAGATGGAAGAGCAGGGGCGAGGAGATGTTGTAGGGCAGGTTGCCGACCACCCTTAAATCGTTGCCCAGGGCACCGAAGTCGAAGTTCAGGGCGTCTGTCTGGTGGATGGCCAGTCGCTCAGCGGGCAACTCGGCCTGAAGACGCGCAACCATGTCCCGGTCGAACTCCACCACGTGCAGGTGCCTCAGGGCGTCCAGCAGGGGCCGGGTCAGGG
This window of the Thiobacillus sp. genome carries:
- the rsmA gene encoding 16S rRNA (adenine(1518)-N(6)/adenine(1519)-N(6))-dimethyltransferase RsmA yields the protein MNPPLPRAKKHLGQHFLVDQHYIARIVAAIRPEPDDLMVEIGPGPGALTRPLLDALRHLHVVEFDRDMVARLQAELPAERLAIHQTDALNFDFGALGNDLRVVGNLPYNISSPLLFHLADYAAGIRDMTFMLQKEVVDRMAAAPDTPDYGRLSVMLQARFAVTRLFIVPPGAFQPPPKVDSAIVRLVPLPAEAVPCTNHKVFADVVARAFGQRRKTLRNTLKGVADDTAFAAVGIDPARRGETLSVAEFAALANHLTN